The Tenebrio molitor chromosome 7, icTenMoli1.1, whole genome shotgun sequence region TGGTTCTTTCTGGCCGCCTTCGGGGGCTTAACCAGCTTGCTCGTCAGCCTCTACCTCCTTTTTACCCGCCTGTGGTGGTTGGTCCCTCTGTACACCACCTGGACCTACCTCGACAGACACGTTGGTGAGTCCGGCGGCCGCACCAACGTCTGGGTGCAGAATTGGCGGTGGTGGAACCACTTGAAGAACTACTTCCCCGTCGAAACTGATTACTCCCAGGGCTTCTCTCTCGACCCCACCCGCAACTACCTCTTCTGTTGCTTTCCCCATGGGATAATACCCGTGGGTCCGTTCACAACTCTAGCAAACACCTGGAGCGAGTTTCGCAAGTCGTACCCAGAGTTTACAGTGAAATTGGCGGTTCTACAAGCGCTTGTACTTCTGCCGATTGTACGGGAATTGGGTTTGGCGTATGGGGCGATTTCTTGTTCGATCAAGTCACTCAATTACGAGTTGAGCCGTCCGGAAGGTGGACACATCGTGAATTTGATGCCTGGTGGTGCCGTGGAAGCCTACAATTCACAACCCGGGAAGTACAAATTCGTGGTGAAGAAAAGGAAAGGGTTTGTGAAGGTGGCCTTAAAAAATGGATCGCCTCTAGTGCCTGTTATTTCGTTTGGTGAGACCGACTTGTTCCGCCAAATCGACAATCGTGTTCTACGCAACGTTCAGGAATTTCTCAGGAAGTACTTTTTTCTTGGGTTACCACCTGTGGTGTTTATGGGAAGAGGCTTTTTCCAGTACTCGTTCGGAATGATTCCGAGGAGAAAACCAATTACTACCGTCGGTAAAATTTTCGTTATTACTCGTCAGGTACCATACTCATCAGTATTTTTCGTTAGTGGGAACACCAATTGAAGTTACCAAACTGGAAAATCCTACAAATGAGCAAGTAGAGGAGCTACACGACAAGTTCGTTCAAGCATTAGTCGCTCTATTTGATGAGTACAAATACAAGTACGTGGAGAACCCGGAAGACCAACATTTAGAGTTGCAGTGAAATAAATAGTCTTTCTAAAACGaatgtttttagaatttttatttataatttgtgagtccgaatgtaaaatttccttACCGAATGAGGACAATTCACAGTTAAAAATAACCtttcaattatttataaaattacgtAAGCCTCATATCATTCGTGGTGAAGAACAGAAAATGATTTGTGAAGTTGGAGCACCTCTAGGGCCTGTTATCTCGTTTGTTGAGACCGATTTGTTCGACCAACTGAAAAGTCGTACTCTAGGCAAGGTTCAGGAGTTTATATGGAATTACTTAGGGTTTGCGTCTGTGAATATTAATGGAAGAGGATTCTTAAAGTCCTCATTCGGGATTATTCCATGGAAGCAGCCAATCACCACCGTCCGTCGGTAAGATTTTCGTTAGTACTCATGTTGTACTACTCTAATCGAGTGCTTTTCATCAGTGGAGCACCCATCGAAGTTACCAAAATCGCAAATCCTACTAACGAGCAAGTGGAAGAACTGCACAGCAAATCCGTTAAGTCACTAATCACTTTATTCCAAGAGTACAAATACAAATACTTGGAGAATCTCGAAGACAAGTATCTTGAGCTGCAGTGAAATGAAAGATTGTTCCTTCCAGTTTGGGCAAAAATCTGTTTTCTCAAGGATACTGTTTTTTGTAAcaggaaaatattaaaatttgatgaaCGCAAACCAGCTTAAAGACAACGATGCGTTTtcggttttttcaaaaaaaattttttgtaaaaatatttgggtaattttttattggaatttaagtgtctgataataaataataaaaaattattgaatttttttattggaatttaAGTGTCTGAtaataatagatatttatacACCAAGTGAGTTAAACCAATGTTTATTCAAGAGAAGAATGTTTAGCTCAAGAGCGCGAAGCGCGAGTGAGCTAATTCTTCGAATGAATAAACATTCGTTTAACTCACGCGgtttatacaatattttattcaattttgcgACAGACAGTTTCAATTCACGAATTATTATGAATTATGCAACATACTGCAACAAAAATCAAGTCTGTGACAGTGGCAACACTTCCGTGACAACCATTTTGctataaacaattattttagtgTCAATAATTTTCGTGAAAAATGTCGGAGTCAGAAATATGCGACGAAACGAGATTTTTGTTCCGGAAGATGTAATCAATGAAGCACTAGAAGCAGTAGGCAAAGTAGTGCCAgtaaaatctaaaatattgtacgaaaaAGGGtataattgtttgtgtaattGGAGAAATAAGAAGAACGCCCGGGGGTCGACGTGAAGATAAGTTTGGCTTATATTTCGGAGCTATTAAAATCTGTAAAATCATCTTAATTGTGGGCATACCGTTCACAGCTGACGAAAATGTTATTGATTAAGGAAAATGTCGATATAAACAGGTTTGTGGATGTTTATCTATAGAATTTGTGCTAAATTAAGGTTTGTAGATTCCATCAAgtagaaacatttttgaagcAGCATTCTGTAGGACACAGGGCAAAGAAGTAGAAGGTTTTGACACGGGAAGAACAAGTTCTACATACATACGAGTACATTATATATCTGTTCTTTAACAAagattgaattaaaaaaattttaaatcgctagtgagttaatttttttttaactcactCTACCgaataaacaattgtttacCTTGGTTGTTATGAAGTTGATAAATACGGTTTATCCAACattcaatagtaatatcgtgttttactagttagttttaattgagtaaactgggctataactagtctgttgttttaacccacgttgccatttgcaccgtgggttataacatacataacccacgttgccattagcaccgtgggttattaacgttcataacccatcgggagcagaatttcatcaataatgtcattatctaaaaattttggaatattggataaaacgttgtatggcatacgtgggttattaagtactacccactcgaggtaataacctactcgggcaagccctcgtaggttacaaatacctctcgtgggtaatatcttaaataacccacttataccataaataactattaaaacgtcagaattgaataaattattattagtgaTCGTTTTAAGCGAATGaattttattgcattaatAGACACCTATTGCTAATTCGATTTTTACATCTATAACTGACCTTCCTTAAGTTAATCTTGTTATTATAAATTCGTATGAAGAacaatacaattaaaattcgaaataataATCTTGTTATTGTCGAGTATTCAGTAAACAAGCAAGCACAATAATGCGTCTGATATTCTAAAGGTCAGACTTTGGATACATAGACAgtgataaaaaagaaaacaaaccagAGCAGGTGtggcaaattatcggtcattacagacgtttactgtaattgtaagcaacaattaacCCTGAATAAATGGTAAGACGAGGTTTACCATTAAAAAGAAAGCATTTTCATTAGAATGTTACGTTCGAAACGGGGTGCAACAAGAAAATGGAGACTTCATATCACCTTGCATTGGAGAATTTCAAGTCAGATATCCGTACCTGATGGAAATTGATTATTATCcacaagtttatcaatgtaTTAAGCTTatattgtcaaatttgaaGGAATCGGGTTCCATCATTAATTAAGAAAGCAGGTCTGTCTCTAGTTCGAATTCTAGAAATGGTGTAAATATTCAACAAGTTGTTTGAGAACATCCTTCAACTTCCCAAAGGTGTTTAAGTCAGCAAGTTAATTTGATTTACGGCACTTGTCAGAAAATTTTTCGTTTCCCTTGAAATTCGTGTTTTGCAACAAATAAAACCCAAGATTATCCCAAACGGATGAATTATTGTCAATGGTTCGAAGAAAATATGAAGAGACGAGTTCAACTCTGTGtggaccacaatggagaacatttccggcagtttttgtgaaaaaaaaatttttgtcctTAGAGTGACTTAAATCTTTTAACGACTGCTAGAATagatacgagtaagttctcaattaaCCAATAATTAGACAAATGATTATaacttgtatatttttattacagaAAACACCAATTACAGAAAGGAAACTcgccttttttctctggggagcaaGTTCTGGGATACCCCGTATAGcgtgtgtttttttattaagtaataagttaataataattcaaataaCAGAGTATTTAAAATCCCCCCATCAGTACGAAAATGATACGCCACTGGACAAAACATCAGTGACTTATTTTGATGATTTAACATGTTGTTCTCAAAGTGTTTCCACTTTAGCAcccttgatttgttttctttttgatcaccttgTAATTCAGGTAACAGTTGCTCGAATCCTCTGTTCGGGAAAAGAGCTCCCAATATATTTTTCGTTGCTCTGTCCCAACGTAAGTACTTGTTCCACAATTTAATAGTTCCCCAAATTCGAGtcctgttaaatatttttccttccTCTTAGATGAAAGTTCTGGGAATCGAATTCGCGCCGTTGCTGGTACCGATGCACCGAAGATACGAAACGTTGGCGGTAGCGGCTTGGTTCTCTGTATTCGTTTTCGGGGGCTTCACCAGCTTGCTCGTCTGCCTCTACCTCCTCTCCACCCGTTTGTGGTGGTTGGTCCCTCTGTACGCCACCTGGACCTACCTCGACAGACACGTTAGCGAGTCCGGCGGCCACGGCAGCGTCTGGGTGCAAAATTGGCGGTGGTGGTACCACTTGAAGAACTACTTCCCTGTCGAAATTGATTACTCCCAGGGCTTCTCTCTCGACCCCACCCGCAACTACCTCTTCTGTTGCTTTCCTCACGGGATATTACCCGTGGGTCCGTTCACCGCCATAGCAAGCACCTGGAGCAAGTTTCGCAAGTCGTACCCGGAGTTTACGGTGAAATCGGCGGCTCTCCATACCTTTGTATGTCTGCCGATTGTACGGGAGTTGTCTTTGGCGCTTGGAGGAATTTCTTGTTCGGCCAAGTCACTCAATTACGAATTGAGCCGTCCGGAAGGTGGACACATCGTGAATTTGATGGTTGGTGGTGCGGTGGAAGCATACAATTCACAAACAGGGAAATACAAATTCGTGGTGAAGAACAGGAAAGGGTTTGTGAAGGTGGCCTTAAGAAATGGAGCGCCTTTGGTGCCTGTTATCTCGTTTGGTGAGACCGACTTGTTCAGCCAAATCGACAATCGTGCTCTACGCAATGTTCAGGAATTTGTCAGGAAGTACTTACTTCTTGGGTTACCACCCGTGGTGTTTATGGGAAGAGGCTTCTTCCAATACTCGTTCGGAATGATTCCGAGGAGAAAACCAATTACTACCGTCGGTAAGATTTTCGTTAGTACTTGTCAGGTACCATACTCATCAGTGTTTTTCGTTAGTGGGAACCTCAATTGAAGTTACCAGACTGGAAAATCCTACAAATGAGCAAATAGGGGAGCTACATGCCAAGTTCATCCAAGCATTAGTCGCTCTATTTGATGAGTACAAACACAAGTACTTAGAGAACCCGGAAGATCAACATTTAGAGTTGcagtgaaataaataataataatctttcTAAAACGAATGTtgttagaatttttatttataatataataaggACAATTCACAGATAAAACCAAcgttgtaatttatttataaaattacgtAAGCCACATATCATTAGTTTTTTTCACTCTTAAGAAAAAGATGAACGTATTTAAAGACGGTAGGTACACCTGATTACGAAGACAACGTAGCAATTACACGACAGACCACTTGGTTGCCTCTTTGGATTTATACTAACTCTTTGTAGTTAACAATGTGCAACAGTGCTTCCAACAAACTCTTTGTGGCCTCGATCAACTGTAAGTAGCATCACTTGGTGTAAACTTCACCAAACTCGagttttgaaataaaacttTGCTTTTCTTAAGATGAAACTTCTCGGAATCGAATTCGAACCATTGTGCGTCCCGATGCACCGACGCACAGTGGGCTGAAACGCCGAAAATCTGGCCATAATACGAAGAAAATTATCAATTTCTGTGAAAATGTGTATATAGGGGTTTTTCAGATCGCTGATTAAGAATCcaacatttaattttgacaatttaattcatacactaaaaatcccataagcagcggtgtttttgtcactatgacagcgaaaaaagtttgccctaacttttccAGCGACAAAACGGAACCTAATTTTTGAAAGCGTCTGATTCTAGTAGGTCTGCATCATCGTACTTTTtcgtattcattaaattgtcttaccgaattacactcaagcttttttgggtcgaagtaaacttgacatttataattcgagttttgttgcctgcaattaaactcaaaaaactgccagaaaaaaaaaagatctcgtgtaattataagtgaaaaaaacaaaatggcggCTACAAAACATCcaaaaaatgtgccaaaaatCGTcagtattaatttaaaaaatacagggtgattctgaaataagtttggaaaaaaatgtggagtaccTATCCTTGacataaaataattctgcgtaaatgacttttggaggtgaattcaaaaggatggaaattatcccttatccttgtattttcgacggctatgaatagggaaaatttgtccgaatttattcacttcattagcaaccattgttacatcaactccacaacaAAGTCttaggtgcaagcacactgctttataaatgtttctgtggaaatgatcgagaggagtaagcttacgtttgtgactgacgggcacctttgattattattgttgctaaactaccaagataatcaggtaatcacctttaactcagcagcgtactagcaattttgagcaaattttcgatcatttgtatctcgaaaacgaaaaaacttttgtaagaaaaattttttgtctatgacttcttctcatcatcaccaattaccggttttttttccaaacttatttcagaatcaccctgtatacaataTTCAATTTTACATAGTGCTTAATCGCTATAGGAATCGTATACGTCATTGTCATCATCACTATTAACATTTAAAACATGAGAGCATGCTGCTGCAATTTAAAGTGGGAGTAGCACTCTAGCAGCTCTGTTGTGTGTAGGGACAATTATTGTAAGTTTTTCGTAGGAGTTTTTCGCCAAGTAGAAATGATTGGATCCCATCATTTTAATAATCTACGGAAAACCTcttcaatgttttttttgcgatcacattttcttgtaaaat contains the following coding sequences:
- the LOC138135397 gene encoding 2-acylglycerol O-acyltransferase 1-like, with protein sequence MNLHFGKVLSTCSSLLCLSMKVLGIEFAPLMVPMHRRYETLAVASWFFLAAFGGLTSLLVSLYLLFTRLWWLVPLYTTWTYLDRHVGESGGRTNVWVQNWRWWNHLKNYFPVETDYSQGFSLDPTRNYLFCCFPHGIIPVGPFTTLANTWSEFRKSYPEFTVKLAVLQALVLLPIVRELGLAYGAISCSIKSLNYELSRPEGGHIVNLMPGGAVEAYNSQPGKYKFVVKKRKGFVKVALKNGSPLVPVISFGETDLFRQIDNRVLRNVQEFLRKYFFLGLPPVVFMGRGFFQYSFGMIPRRKPITTVVGTPIEVTKLENPTNEQVEELHDKFVQALVALFDEYKYKYVENPEDQHLELQ
- the LOC138135275 gene encoding 2-acylglycerol O-acyltransferase 1-like, which codes for MKVLGIEFAPLLVPMHRRYETLAVAAWFSVFVFGGFTSLLVCLYLLSTRLWWLVPLYATWTYLDRHVSESGGHGSVWVQNWRWWYHLKNYFPVEIDYSQGFSLDPTRNYLFCCFPHGILPVGPFTAIASTWSKFRKSYPEFTVKSAALHTFVCLPIVRELSLALGGISCSAKSLNYELSRPEGGHIVNLMVGGAVEAYNSQTGKYKFVVKNRKGFVKVALRNGAPLVPVISFGETDLFSQIDNRALRNVQEFVRKYLLLGLPPVVFMGRGFFQYSFGMIPRRKPITTVVGTSIEVTRLENPTNEQIGELHAKFIQALVALFDEYKHKYLENPEDQHLELQ